The Aptenodytes patagonicus chromosome 15, bAptPat1.pri.cur, whole genome shotgun sequence genome has a segment encoding these proteins:
- the OGFOD2 gene encoding 2-oxoglutarate and iron-dependent oxygenase domain-containing protein 2 has protein sequence MSAGRPFLACACFFSDNVFVGRYGLHVRYRDEGQLRRDHGRALRERGCRSEEDFRAALREIEAEVQRRKQLIHQSVERKAIISKCYKRKHPEVYILQDSFLAPDFLEIVRYCTSSDAHPHGLLRYVESFSDKRIYRLPVFTEEFCQAFMDELENFEQSDMPKGRPNTMNNYGVLLNELGMDETFITPLREKYLQPITALLYPDLGGACLDSHKAFVVKYSLHEDLDLSSHYDNAEVTLNVSLGKDFTEGNLYFGDFSQDPTPMPKYIEIEHVGARGLLHRGGQIHGALPIASGERWNLIIWMRSSAIRNQLCPMCNKKPELVEAEGFGDGFTETLEDDAPETVNLCSLW, from the exons ATGTCCGCGGGCCGCCCGTTCCTGGCCTGCGCCTGCTTCTTCTCGGACAACGTCTTCGTGGGGCGCTACGGGCTGCACGTCCGGTACCGGGACGAGGGGCAGCTCCGCCGCGACCACGGGCGG GCGctgcgggagcggggctgccggaGCGAGGAGGACTTCAGAGCCGCGCTGCGGGAG ATTGAGGCAGAagtgcagagaagaaaacagttaATTCATCAGTCAGTGGAACGCAAAGCCATCATCTCAAAGTGCTACAAACGAAAACACCCAGAAGTGTACATTCTGCAG GATTCATTCCTGGCCCCAGATTTTCTAGAAATCGTGAGATACTGCACATCGTCGGATGCTCATCCCCATGGCCTCCTGCGCTACGTCGAGTCCTTCTCAG ATAAGAGGATCTATCGACTCCCAGTGTTCACAGAGGAATTCTGCCAAGCCTTTATGGATGAGCTGGAGAACTTTGAGCAGTCAGACATGCCTAAAGGCAGGCCCAACACTATGAATAACTACGGG GTTTTGCTAAATGAGCTTGGGATGGATGAAACTTTCATCACACCCCTGCGTGAGAAGTACCTGCAGCCCATAACGGCGCTGCTTTATCCCGACTTGGGAGGCGCTTGTCTGGACAGCCATAAAGCATTTGTTGTCAAGTACTCGCTACACGAAGATCTGGATTTGAGCTCTCACTATGACAATGCAGAAGTCACCTTAAACGTTTCACTGGGAAAAGACTTCACAGAAGGCAACTTGTACTTTGGGGATTTCAGCCAG GATCCTACCCCCATGCCAAAGTACATAGAGATCGAACACGTGGGAGCCCGGGGGCTGTTACACCGAGGAGGGCAGATCCACGGGGCGCTTCCCATTGCCTCCGGGGAACGCTGGAACCTCATTATTTGGATGAGATCATCTGCCATCCGCAACCAGCTCTGCCCCATGTGCAACAAGAAACCGGAGCTGGTGGAAGCAGAGGGGTTTGGAGATGGGTTCACAGAAACCCTTGAAGATGATGCGCCCGAGACTGTGAATCTCTGTTCCTTGTGGTAG